The Mastacembelus armatus chromosome 20, fMasArm1.2, whole genome shotgun sequence DNA segment CAGTGATGATCTCTAATACAATCAAACAGATGGAGCAAGAATGAACTCtaatctgtttctgtttcttacaGCACACTATAAATCCTAGTTCcaaatgaaattacaaaaaGAATTACTGATTGTCCGACCATATCAGCTTTCCACGagattttaaattcaaataaaacagtacAGTCAGTTAATTTGTGAAGCAACTTTTATGAATATGAAGCCATCAATCTCTGTCTATGTAATTTTGGGGAATGTAATCTGCAATAATATGTCCCATTTCACACACCAGCCACtgttccttttttcattttccattcaAAAGCTGGAGGCTTTTACAAATGGAAACTCCCTTCATTCCAGACAATGATGGGAAATTTTGTTGGGAATTGGATGTGGAATACAGTGCAGACTGGAAGAACGTCATGTTGTTATAGTTGTAGGGAAAATTCAGGTGTGTCTTGATACAAGTTAGTTACTACATTCCCGATCTCACACTCTTAGATTTTTAACCAATctaaatttaacatttagctCATTTCATCAGTTTCCTTTCATAACAAAATATCcacatgaaaataattgtttgcTCCCACAAAATCATatcatgaaaatatatatttttatggaAGAAAGTTCACTGAACTAGCTACAAGGATGTGACAGGTTAGACTTAAAGTTTGCTAAAAGTAAAATTTAAgcatttcacagaaaaaatCTTCTTTCTGGTTTCTATCAAAAgctattttatattataaagaCACATCCAGTTTTGGTACGATGCTTGTTTATCTTCCATGTAGAcctttttctcttcttattGCACCAAGTGTGCAGTTAGTGTCTAAGGAAAAATGCTGTGCATTTGATAAGctattttattactgttttctggttttcattatgttttaaagCCTTAATGAAGAAAGTAAAATGTTGGCCtgtttaaagttttgttttaaataattttacaaaatagTTTGTTTACATAATATTGAAAAAGTTTCCTACATGATCattgtttgtatatttttcaaaagaaaaaggcgtcatgtgtttgtgaaataatGAGCAATCCCTTTGTGCTTCTTATTTGATTTGTGGCGTGGACGTGTTAAGTCAAGTCAAAATCTTCGCACATTATAGACTGTTGAACTGAAAACTAAAAGAATATTTTGATTAAacttaaatatgttttgcatCTAATCTACTACCCTGCATGctgtggtttttttctgtcaactTCACTATTCTGGGATCGACAATTACAATGAGAGAGTCATTTATATCCACAAGATGATCTATAATCTCTGTGAAGCTATGCTAATTACACATGTGGCAAGACTTCTCTGTCTTTGCCCTCAtattgacagacagacagacaagcagCCTTTCATCAGGACTAGGGATGGCAAGCAGCTGCGAGGAGAAATTAATCTAGCAGTCAGACCAGCTAGCGTCACAGAAAGACCACATGAGAGGAGCTGGCAGCACTCATTTAGGCCTGGTTTTGGTCAGCAAGAGTATgtttacatatgtgtgtgtgtgcatgtgtatcttGTCTCAGTTTATGGTTGTTTGTGAAAACAGGAAGTTATGACTAGCTTTCAGATGGTTTACATGAGACCTGGCTGACCAGCCATCACAGAACTGTAGATCTAAAtgatttcagcattttttttttagctttgcaTGTGTGAGAAAACAGTCTCTTATTTGACTGGAGGTAGGAAGGGAGTCTTAAACCACTGTATTTTGCTATAGTCCTCCCTCTAGTGGTAACTGGATATTTTTAGATATAATCTGGGGTTTCATTAAAACCTGTGAGAGCAAACGCACAATCTCTCAAGGATGCACACATGCAATAAATTTGATTGTCATCCCTATCACTAAGTAGGATAAGTGCCTGAAAGAAAGCTAGGTGATAACTTAGACCTTCCTGTGGAAAGCACCAGAAAGCACAGCAATGAAGTGCTGAAATTCTAGTCCCCTCACCTGTGGAACCAGGTTTTGGATTTCATCTGCAAACTCAGCTGCACAGAACCCCTTCTGAAGAAGTGACTCTTCATTTAACAAATCTAGTTTCAATGTATTTCACAGATACTGATTTACATTCAAGACATAATGATGAGCTTATATGaccaaataatttaaaacaaacatgataaAATGCATTGCATAATAAAAACTGAGGAAGCCttgttgtgtatgtgtcagccctgtgatggacagttgatctgtccagggtataTTGTCACCTCTCATTCAGTGTCAGGTGGGATCACTTCACCCCCTCACAACCCTGGATGTTGGGACATGAGGTAGATGATAAATGGATAGACATAACCAGTAATGTAGTAGTACTATGATATCACACAAGATTTATGTCTTTTACATATGacagtatatttttcttttactttaacCCACATAAAATATCTGAGCATCTCCTTCTCTACAAACACCCAGATACTCTCTTATGGTAGTCTTATAGTAGAATACCAAgtagacaacaacaaaaatacatgGCATCACAACAGCCTGTTGTGTTATATTTAATATGCTGGGTCAATATTCAAGttcagtttaaaaatatttgtattatacAGCTGCAAGTAAATACGCAGATAGTTTCCTGTTATTCTGGCATATtgaaacactgcagcacatGGCATGTGACTGCTCACTAGAAACCATGTCAAGTCTGCCTAAATTGGTTAGTGCAAAGACACACTTTCAACAGAAGGGGACTTGTATCTAATTATCACCACTCCAAATAATTTTAAGAGAAAAtaagtctctctctctatctctctcatTTTTATCCTCTGTCATCTTTTCTGGACCTGAGTGTTGAGACAGCATCAGTTAAATCAGGAGTCACTGCACTTTTATATCACCAACTATAGAAATGCAAGCAGTCAGGTAAGTCTCATCTATTTCTTGGATATAAAATGTTGTTGCTTAAGATCAGTTCTGACCGATGCTAAAATTTTGCCAAGTCACCTTTAACTTCATTGTACATGATGACTGGTTTCTGGCATTCACCATTTTGTCTTAGGTGTTAAACTCAGCAAGCATCTAATATTCATATAAATTTAAACAGCATATAAACAACACTTTATCAACTTTCCTTTTCTTATAAAGTTGTATTTGATTGTGTTGACTGTAAAATTAAACGCCTTTCTTATCATTTAAACCAATCCTTATACCAGTTTTGTCAGGTCTGTGTTTGCCCCAAAGTGGTCTTCAGATGTGCATCTGGAGGGGAAGACAGCTATAGTGACAGGGGCCAATACTGGAATTGGCAAAGAGACTGCTAAAGACCTGGCTGGCAGAGGCAAGCAAGCAGATATTTAAACACAGGAGACTGTGTACCACATGATGACTTAAAGATTTTTAGTATCacttaattttcttttcactgtgactCTGAGCTGCTACAGGACAAACATTTTAACAAGTTCATGcatgaaaaacaattacaaagagGAGCTTTAACAAGTAAACAGTTGGATTTATGAAATTAACAATCCAcaaaagaactgaaaacaacACTGGGTTTATTGTGACATTAGCTAAAAAAGACTATTGCCATGTGtactgaaactgaaactctTACgcaaaaataattgtttaaaaGTAAGCTCAGCATCAAGGCACCAAGATCATATTTCAATGTGCACGGACATGCAAGTTCAGTCAACATTAAGGAGTATTAATTCTTGTAGGTGTGCGGGTTATTTTGGCGTGCAGAGACCTGGCAAAAGGAGAACAAGCGGCTCGAGACATTATGAGGGAGGTGAACGGAGCCAATGTAGTTGCTTGGCAACTGGACCTGGCAGACACCAAATCAATCTGCCAGTTTGCTGAGAATATCTACAACAGTGGGTGACACACATGAACTCTCGAGAGCAGGATGACCCTTTATAAAGATTGTAACGCTGGTAACAAAAGTTCTACTTTGCAGCTGAGAAGGAACTCCACTACCTGATCAACAATGCAGGCGTGGCTATTTGCCCTTATGCCATGACAGTGGATGGATATGAGCTGCAGTTTGGAGTCAATCACTTGGGTATGAGATGAAAATTTCCAGTAAAGAAAGTAGGTCTGGGGAGGTTAGTCCTGTGTCACAAGGAATTCTCAGGACCTTTTATTGATTAAGTTAAGTATCCTGACATTTTTATGTGCAGTGCACCCTTTTCACACTAGAAAAGAAGTTTCCAGTATGGACCATCAGAACAAATGATTGGTCAGTTATCAAAAGTGATCAAAAAGCAACTAGTATTTAAAGACTTTATGTAAACCTTTTTAAAGCTGATTTAAatctataattatttttttaactttaacttttttattttgcatccactttgtcttattttgttttagCCACAAACTCACcatctttcctcttcttccaaCCAATTTCTCCCATTTCAGGTCATTTCTTCCTGACCTTTCTGCTACTGGACTTGCTGAAGCACTCAGCCCCATCCAGAGTCATCAATGTGTCGTCAGCAGTTCATATCATGGGCAAGATCCAATTTGATGATCTGAGTGGTGAAAAAGACTACCACCCTGTCAGGGCCTATGCACAGAGCAAGCTTGCCAACATCCTGTTTACCAGAGAGCTGGCCAAAAGGACTGAGGGTAGGGTGTGTTTtgtgacagaaagagaacaaGATTAGGCACCATGTGTGTTTGCCTTCATGTCTCACTTAGTGCCCCTCTATCTGTTTGCCTATGTGTAAAAAATGGATCTCTTGCCAGTATGAGTGTCTCATGCGTCAACCACAAGCACTCTGGGCAAGAATCAGAGCATGGAGAAACACGTTTGTAGAAAATACAATTGTCTTAAAGATGCAAATCTTTATTTGACCTCTCACACTTTGTCAGTCCCATTACTATTCTGATAATATGAAGTATGTAAagtatgatttttaaattataatcaTCTATAACAAtgtaatgtgatgtgaaagttatTGTATGGTGGATTTTCATATTGAGGCGATATATTCCAACGTACACCATGAAGTCTGTGCTTTACTGTGTTTGTTAGGGATGTTAGGGATTTTCTTTATtccatttttaacaaaacagtTTAGTGGTGGGATAGACAAGTCCAGGTAGGAGAAGCTACCATCCACATCAACTCATGTTAAAGAAAGTAAATGCACCTCTTTCCTCTTAGCTCTAGGTGTCACAGCTTACTCAGTGGACCCTGGCATGGTGAACACTGACATAACAAGACACATAAGGCGCCCTCTTGTGGGCTTATTCAAAGCCTTTGGCTTCATGCttaaaaacccagcagaggGTGCGTACACCACCATCTACTGCACCGTCACTCCTGAAAACCAGCTGTTCACTGGAGGCTACTACAGGTCAGTTTGAAACTTTTTTGCAGTTGCAGGAATATTCATAGTAATTCATTCAAATTAGCCAAACTAATGAACAAGCCATTTGGAATGAGAACAAATATCAGGCAACATCATGTCATAGATATTTAAACAAGTGGATATCACagtacctgtccagggtgtacccctgccttccacccaaagagagctgggataggctccagctgatccctgtgaccctggttaaggaataagcaggtatagataatggatggatggatggatggatggatggatggatggatggatggatggatggatggatggatggatggatggatggatatcatAGTTTCTTTAAGTGTGTAAGAAATTGtagttataaaaataaattcaccAAATCCTCATATCAGTTCATCTCAGTTCATCTAATAATTCTAATATTTACTACTAGCAAAGCACTTTTCATCGCTACTGTACACACCCAAAATGTGCCAGATATGTCAGAGACAATCAGAATATTGACAACAAAGCTTAAAGACAAAGTGTTTGCATAAAATGTACTTCAGCTTTtttaacaacaatgcataatgaaatgtcattcatttttatttagctcATTAGTTCTGGACCAGTCACAACCAAGGAGGATTATCTAAAGTAAAGGATGAAAAGGAACGCAGACATTTTGACACTTTAGACAACTAAAAGCATACATGTGTCTTTCCTGTCCTTTCTTCACAGGGACTGTGCCAGTGCAAAGACATGCAGAGCCGGTCAGGATGACAGCACTGCCTTAAAGCTGTGGGCTGTGAGCTGTCACCTGTTAGGCATCCGCTGGAGATAAACTTACAGACATGATTATGCTCTCCTACATGTTATCCAGCAATATTATTACGCTCCTACATTGATATCCTTAATCCAAGAAAGGTTATGCTGAGTGCtgaaaatgtaatgtatatGTGTGATGTAATAGTGTAAGTCATCAGAGAGGAGACACAACAGGGTCTGATCTATTAGTTTTAAGACTTTCATTGGTACAAATAGTATCTTGAAAGCTGCCATGGAAAATGGTTACAtggctaataaaaaaaatcactgatatTTCAAactgcttttgtgttttgtggtctGACAACATGCAACAATGGTTTAGCTCATAACAAAGCTCATGAAGGAACCACTTGATATTTGGTAAAATTATGATGTGTTTCTCATCCAATGTGACTTAGGAGTACTGTTACAATATTTAAACCACTTCTTGTCATGGTCTAGTAGTTAAGcatttatttgaaaattttggatttgcatgttgttttaaatgcttttgGATATGACATATAGCCTGCTTCAATGGTTAAAAAACTCACTTATTTTGTCTGGTTTCAGACAAGTCAAGGATTTTGCATCACTGTCCTGGGCCAGTTCAGCCTGTAGACCTTGAGTCTCTCTAACAGCAGGCGGCAGTAGAGCCTTCTGTTCCCTGTCCTGTAACTTGTGAATCAGTAATGCGTCAGCTCACCCTTGATTGGCCCACCCGTGATATTGTGATGGAAATTTCAGCATGGTGGGGAGAAATGACAGGCATGAAATCCATTAATGAACTGTTGATTACATAGACTGAGGCATactgttcatttcttctcaCTGTTCCTGAGGTGGAAATTCGTTTTTCTTGGGGAAAAATGTCCTGCAggtaagaaacacacacaacacacatggcAAAGGGTAGGTGGCTGGCTCCgtaaataacagaaatgtgaaaaatttaaaggtgATTACACTACACTGTAACACCAGATTAGGCTGATTATACCAAGATTAGGCCGATTGTTTATCAATTATTTATGTAGAGTCATTGCaaaattgtttaatttactAACTGATTACCGTTTTTTGGTCAGGTGGATATATTACACTATGTTTGAAATTAAGATTATCTTTCAttcttgcaaaaaaaaaaaaaacaacattttcatatCATTATAAAAAGCAGTTTTGTAAATAATATAATCACCTGGAATatgtatctacagtatatagtaaACAACATTACAACTACTTAAATGTAGCAGAAAAGTGTAAATGTTTTACAGTCACATGAAGATATGAATCATGATTATCATGAGTGATTCATCTTGCTCTTTGAGTAtttccagatttttttatttatatggaaAATTCCAGAAATGACACTGGAATATACATATAAACAGATCAAACAGATTATAGACAACAGTTGCAATGGGGATTGGAAAATAATGAGAACTACTAGTTTTATCAACacactgtgtgttgtttgtgagTCATAGTTTTCTCTTTTATCATCCTTTTactatgtttttttgttgttgttgttgtgtgtcttcTTTAGGAGTGTGTGCTGTAACCATTGGTCATCTGAAGAGAGATTGGATGGGAAAACAGTCATCATCACTGGAGCCAACACTGGTATTGGCAAAGAAACAGCCAGAGACCTGGCAAGAAGAGGTACTGAACTGTCTCCACCTGATTCTGCCTATTTCTAGCTCAGTCACATTAAAAAGAAGCTgcaattttgtttttccattttgacTCTACTGTTGGATCATTTTTTCACAAACCTTCAGACTGTGACACATTCCACTGCTCAAGTATTAAGGGCTTGGATGGTTTAAAGCCATAAAGCGTGACCGTTAACTGCGTCCTCTGTCCCCAGACTAACACTGTATAATGAGGTTTAATCCTACTGGCTTATTCAGTGTGATTATATACATATGTTTTATATCATGCATATCAGGCTGTATTAATGATTTTTATTACTGCAGCACACGTTTGACCTATTCTAAGACAACAGGAAATGGTAAAGAGATTTGAGACTGTGATCCAAAAAGAGTGCTTCTTTTACCATTTCACTAATTCACGTGACAGACAAGCAGACAAGGCATCAAAAGGACACAGGGAGTGTTGTGAAGGTCTGATCCCTTTCTGTGCCACACAGGCAACAGAGAGATGGGAGGGTTTACCCAGTAGTGCATATATGGATCAGCAGACCAACAGACTCACACAACACAATAATACAAAAACTGGTTCTGCCTATTTGATTCAGTTTGTTAGCTCACTACGCTTGAATGGTTCAGCAGGTCATCTACCTCCTCTTTTTGATTTTGCACATGTTCAAAAACATGCCTTTTAATGAAATGACACAATTTTAACacgtttttttaaaaatattatgtaaACATTACAGGCTAAttgtaataaatattcaaagtgAGGAAAGCaactttagaaataaaaaaaatgatttttcagtACCAAAGGAcaatcaaacacaacacagtactCTTTGCTTCAAGAAAACATCTGTCAAATTATGGTTTCACCTTCCAccaaattatattatattacataatAATCTAATGACACAATTACATAATTATCCAGAGGAGAAGGCAGTTGCTTGGAGCACTGCATCCTACTGATCACACTGAGTCAGTTTTTAAAGTATAATTGTTGAGGGAGAATGACTTTATTTAATCTAAATATAAAGAATAAGATCAGGCTTGACTTCAGTAATTATTTGAATTTTGTGTATATTACATGCTGGTATTATTTATACATGAACTGTTAAATCATCTGCTTGTTTAATCTTTGACTTATATAACCCTTCGTTCTCAGTGGCTCTTTACCTGAATGCACTTTCACTACCAGGGAAATATGGGAAAAATTGGAGCAGAAAGGGAAAGCGAAAGACAATATGATAGGATACAGATGTTACACTCCTGATGAATGGCTCTTTTTACCATAACTGGGGGAGTTGTCTGCAGGTGAAATAGAATTTGTGTGAATATATCAAAGCCCTTCTCTGGGACTTTTAAGGAGAATGTATTGTAATTTGCATCAGAGGTGAAAGAGAGATTCTTGTGTTCGTGTCACCTATGGAGGTGGATAAATGAGATACTGTATCAGAGTGTGGAAAACAAACTATCATCAAAACTACAAACAGCAATTGAAGTACTTCCTTCATAAATAATGTTCTATATGCCTGCAGATTAGCAAATTAACTGTAAAATAGCTACCTATTCTCTTGTCTTTTGTTATGacataaaattgaaatttaGAGCCCTGACTGAAAGAAAATACCCTATTTACTTGCTCATATGAACCAGGAGTTCACATGAGCTAAACCCAGCAGGCactgaaggaaaagaaaaggcgCATGTTGCCAGCCTATACACAGTTACTAGTAGAAATGTGGGCTTTTCTGTTCATCTGTCCATGTttacacagggagcaggtcaCCATTCAAGggggcagccatgttgtgccaccatgtttctacagtagcccagaatggacaaaccaaactgaCTCCAGATagggaattgtgttttgttttaaaagtgatggCCACTGTACCTTACCTCACACCTGGAGATGTAAGGGGTATGATGTGCGAAAGGTACTCAGAAAGTTGCATTGTTCAATATCACTACTAGATGCACATTTCACCTTTAAAGCTAGAATGTTATTGTTACAAAGGGATGCTaccatttgtttaaaaaatgcaaCCAAAGTCAATTACACGTTAATAATTTAGTAACAATAGTATCAGACAAACTACTAATTCATTGCTTTTATTTACCAGGTGCACGCATTGTCATGGCATGCAGAGACCTGGAGAGGGCAGAAGAGGCACAGGCCGACATTTTGGAAGACACAGGAAATGAGAATGTGGTCATCAGGAAACTGGATCTGTCTGACACCCAATCCATCAGAGCATTTGCTGAACTCATCAACAAGGGTGGGTAAGAAAACAGTAACATCTTCACTTGTGCAGATTTTTTCCCTTACACAGCCATGGAAAGATAAGtgatagataatggatggatggattatacaatccatttactgtatttcaatTATTAAAGCTAAGGTATGTCTGGGAATGCTTTCTAACTCTTCCTTATCTTTATGTGCTTGtgctttttgtgcttttcagAGGAGAAACAAGTGAATATTCTGATAAACAATGCAGGTGTGATGATGTGCCCTTACTCCAAGACTGCTGATGGGTTTGAAATGCAGTTAGGAGTCAATCATTTGGGTAAGCAATACTGAAAGCTATTAGGACTCTACACTTGGATTTGAAATATCAAGGTCATATATAAAGAAGCAGTGTTTGCAGATATGGttgagtagtagtagtagtagtagtagtaatataGTGGGATACAGAAAACTCTCTAACATTACATAAACCAGAATACATGGCTATACTAAAAAAACAACCTTGTGTGACTCAAGCACCTGAGTTGTAATGCAAAAAGACTCAGCAGTAGTATTGTGTATGCTATTAAATCTCCATAAGAAATAAATGAGCAGCAGCTTCCAAAGTTAATAATAAACTATTGCATGTTACCTCAAATTTGAGATTATAGAAAGCCAAACAAATATGCCAATGAAAGCATTTGCTACTAAAAGCATactttcttctctgcttcttctttgcTAAAATTATCAGTAAATGTACTGATTTTGAGCTGAATACtccataatatattttaaaaactgtgtttttattggcaCTCTAATTATATCACAGGATGGATTTTCAGACATCCCAAGGTGCATAAATTgataaggcaaggcaaggcaaggcaaatttatttgtatagcaccattcatacactacgcaattcaaaatgctttataaggcatataattacattataaGCATTGgaaagagcatctaaaaacaaagacatttaacataaagtaaatttaaatcaaataaaataaattaaaataagacataaaaacacagacggaaaacaaggatgaacaattattaaATTGTTAACAGAGATAACAGAGTGGTGTATTGTTTGTTAGGTAACATGACACAGATCTTTAATGTGAGCGTATTGTGACTTTTCTCAGGTCACTTCCTCTTGACTTACCTGCTGTTGGACCTCATTAAGCATTCGTCTCCAGCCCGTATTGTTGTTGTGGCTTCGGTAGCTCACACCTGGACTGGGATGCGACTTAATGAcataaacagtgacagaaattaTGATCCCATTAAGGCGTATGGACAAAGCAAATTGGCTAATGTCCTGTTTGCACGGTCACTAGCCAGGCTATTGCAAGGTAAGTTAAGATTGTCATATTTTGAAGGTATTAAGGTATAAACAAGAGTACATAGCAAAGGATAGCTTTGATTGGAGTGTAAATTTAATTCACATGTCTGTGCTGTAGACATGATATAGACATATTAACAACTGTGTAGCTATCGGCAtgtacaaatgcaaatatgCTTTTATATAAGAACAAATTTGTATTCACTTCTCATTCTGTGGAAGTAAATAATTGTATATTAATCAGATTTTCATTAGAAATGAGCCTTTTGTTGTCTCAGCCCACTGTTCTTCCTCTTGCTTAATGGCCAAGAACTGATAGAAATTACTAATATGATATCCCTTCAGTTTAGTAGTTTTAGGGTGTAGCTGTGAAAACACATAATGGATTTTACCTCAATCAAACAGCTGATTGGTCGATAATAAGGAAGAACTAATTGAAAACAAGATCCAAATACCATGGCTAATGCAGCTGTTTTAATGTACTGTTACAACTGTGCGTGCTATATAGGTGTCTGTATACATGTTGCAGGTACAGGTGTAAGTGTGTTCTCTCTGCATCCCGGGGTGGTGCAGTCTGACCTGTGGAGGCACCAGCACCAGTGTATTCAGATGGCAGTGAAGATCTTCAGGATTTTTACCAAGACAACAGTGGAGGGGGCACAGACCACCATCTACTGTGCTGTGGAGCCAGGCCTGGAAAGTCAGACTGGAGGGTATTTCAGGTACACACAGGATGTTTCTCCTTATCAAAAAATGTCTCTTCATTTTCTTAGACCTTATTCTCTCGCAGGTAAGACACAAGGAAGAGATGTAAGCAAAAGAGAAGGAAACCTTTTAGAGACTACTTTTAGAGAAAGGAGGCATCCTTTCCCCCAAACTGCCATGTGAAGTGATGCCCATTTCACATTATAACACAGCTGGAACAGCTGTCAGTCTGCAGACTGCTAGGGCAGCAGTGTGTTGATGCCCTCCAATATGACAAAAGTTAATGTGAAATatctgttaaataaatgtttttaaaaagtggaaaCTATTCCTTGCTCAGATAATAAGAGTCCCTATATTTCAGGTAATAGGTGTATGGGACCTTGCATTGATTGGAACAATTTCTGGGTCAATGGAGGAACGAAAAGTGTGgacaaaaaatatgattaaatgCATACACATTTCAGCCAACCAACAATTCACAGTGCATCTCTATGTGATGACTAATAAAACTATTAATGTATGTAGTTGAGAATTAACCACTTTCTTgtttattaacacacacaagtgcagcATTCATTGTATATATAATGTCCTTTTCCTATCCCTATGTCTGTTCAGTGACTGTGCACAGGCAAGTTGCTCAAGAACTGCTTCTAATGATGACTTGGCCCAGAAGGTCTGGGAGCTCAGCTGCAGCATGCTCAACATTACCTGGCAATGAATAGCAGAAAATTAACTGTGCAAAGAAAGACATTATGAGTTAAGTCTTCAACAGCACAAAGCACTTTTAAAAAGGGCTTAATGTTACTGCTACTGTTACTGAAAAAATGTACTGTGTGATTCATAGTATAATA contains these protein-coding regions:
- the LOC113121665 gene encoding retinol dehydrogenase 12; translated protein: MQAVSFVRSVFAPKWSSDVHLEGKTAIVTGANTGIGKETAKDLAGRGVRVILACRDLAKGEQAARDIMREVNGANVVAWQLDLADTKSICQFAENIYNTEKELHYLINNAGVAICPYAMTVDGYELQFGVNHLGHFFLTFLLLDLLKHSAPSRVINVSSAVHIMGKIQFDDLSGEKDYHPVRAYAQSKLANILFTRELAKRTEALGVTAYSVDPGMVNTDITRHIRRPLVGLFKAFGFMLKNPAEGAYTTIYCTVTPENQLFTGGYYRDCASAKTCRAGQDDSTALKLWAVSCHLLGIRWR
- the LOC113121667 gene encoding retinol dehydrogenase 12, with the translated sequence MSCRSVCCNHWSSEERLDGKTVIITGANTGIGKETARDLARRGARIVMACRDLERAEEAQADILEDTGNENVVIRKLDLSDTQSIRAFAELINKEEKQVNILINNAGVMMCPYSKTADGFEMQLGVNHLGHFLLTYLLLDLIKHSSPARIVVVASVAHTWTGMRLNDINSDRNYDPIKAYGQSKLANVLFARSLARLLQGTGVSVFSLHPGVVQSDLWRHQHQCIQMAVKIFRIFTKTTVEGAQTTIYCAVEPGLESQTGGYFSDCAQASCSRTASNDDLAQKVWELSCSMLNITWQ